The Branchiostoma lanceolatum isolate klBraLanc5 chromosome 10, klBraLanc5.hap2, whole genome shotgun sequence genome has a window encoding:
- the LOC136443649 gene encoding galactosylceramide sulfotransferase-like, producing the protein MISLDFLVRMTVAVVVSSVIILAYYGTYVRYTSHVISAVEQPQPEMKDDMYFSTLLYKQKQQQRPTPVEPQQRKTADLTQCKFLENVAFMKIHKCGSSTTQNIFLRFGHVHRLLVALPKEKDKPQIGRFGKITERDYEAPPRGSRWNVFAHHAVYNRTGILRHMPENTKFVAILREPVSRFLSAFYYFDMAKYFPGMIGLRRRWSIPEKRNPWLRRIHLSHQKSHTRTSNSSILQYLQNPTKWDNVYHPAGPKDPNYEHACVRNCMVRDLGFPESSYENSTAIDDFIQGIERDFTLVMILQYFDQSLVLLKRKMCWSIRDILYDHRHRTKKAKAAKPNITDEMEQTFLKHNKADSAMYQHFNKSLWRQIRQEGDDFQAEVRHFQQVNMDVTKYCCDKNKPKNLFVTNSTWNEKFEITPTFCSMLGRKRQSWDEILRSRYDSSTLEILRKAVASSRYRGTYRRVKMYKKHVSLVHGHAGN; encoded by the exons ATGATAAGCCTCGACTTTCTAGTGCGCATGACCGTGGCGGTCGTGGTGTCATCCGTCATCATACTGGCGTACTATGGCACCTACGTCAGGTATACCTCACACGTCATTTCCGCCGTAGAGCAGCCGCAACCGGAAATGAAGGACGACATGTATTTTTCTACGTTACTTTACAAACAGAAGCAACAGCAGCGCCCAACGCCTGTTGAACCACAGCAAAG AAAGACGGCTGATTTGACACAATGCAAGTTCCTCGAGAACGTAGCCTTCATGAAAATCCACAAATGTGGGTCTTCGACGACTCAAAATATTTTCCTGCGATTCGGACACGTCCATCGTTTACTAGTGGCGTTGCCAAAAGAAAAGGACAAGCCACAGATCGGGCGCTTTGGCAAAATCACGGAACGCGACTACGAAGCGCCCCCTAGGGGTTCACGTTGGAACGTCTTTGCTCACCACGCTGTGTACAATAGAACTGGCATTCTCCGACACATGCCTGAAAACACCAAGTTTGTGGCGATTTTGCGAGAGCCAGTTTCTCGGTTCCTGTCGGCATTTTACTACTTCGATATGGCGAAATACTTTCCAGGAATGATAGGTCTCAGGCGTCGTTGGAGTATCCCAGAAAAACGGAATCCGTGGCTGAGACGAATACATCTATCGCACCAAAAAAGTCACACCAGAACATCAAATTCCTCCATCCTACAATACTTACAAAACCCAACCAAATGGGACAACGTATATCATCCCGCGGGACCGAAAGATCCTAACTACGAACACGCATGCGTCAGGAATTGTATGGTGCGAGATCTCGGTTTTCCCGAGAGTTCGTACGAGAACTCGACAGCTATCGACGATTTCATTCAAGGCATCGAACGGGACTTTACATTGGTTATGATTCTCCAATACTTTGACCAGTCTTTAGTGCTTTTAAAACGGAAGATGTGTTGGTCTATTCGAGACATTCTCTACGACCATCGACATCGAACTAAAAAAGCCAAAGCGGCCAAGCCAAATATCACtgacgaaatggaacaaacgtTCCTAAAACATAACAAAGCAGACTCCGCCATGTATCAACATTTTAATAAATCCTTATGGCGGCAGATCAGACAAGAAGGGGATGATTTCCAAGCGGAAGTGCGTCACTTTCAACAAGTAAACATGGACGTGACAAAGTACTGTTGCGATAAAAATAAGCCAAAAAACCTCTTTGTCACAAATAGCACCTGGAAcgaaaaatttgaaataacaCCTACCTTTTGCTCAATGCTGGGTCGAAAAAGGCAATCGTGGGACGAAATTTTGCGAAGTCGATATGACAGCAGTACTCTGGAGATACTGCGGAAAGCGGTTGCGTCATCCCGGTACAGGGGAACATATAGAAGAGTGAAGATGTACAAGAAGCATGTAAGCTTGGTGCATGGCCATGCGGGTAATTAA
- the LOC136443650 gene encoding uncharacterized protein, translating to MPILSNSCCGCCDLRTGSVVVGALCLNNAVFAFLYGLATTGLSTPGGWTAWVTLILEILFLIACILLLIGIKKGNVTFMKIWLLFAIILVVWELIQIIVRSVQIVGDKGFGAALAQVLGVQWVLVLIFIGVKIYGILVVYSYTQTATVVA from the exons ATGCCGATCTTGTCGAATTCGTGCTGCGGCTGCTGTGACCTGCGGACGGGATCTGTGGTGGTCGGCGCGCTCTGTTTG AACAATGCCGTCTTTGCTTTCCTGTATGGTCTTGCCACTACTGGATTGAGCACCCCCGGCGGTTGga CTGCCTGGGTGACCCTCATCTTGGAGATCCTCTTCCTCATTGCTTGTATTCTCCTGCTCATTGGCATCAAAAAG GGCAATGTGACGTTCATGAAGATCTGGCTGTTGTTTGCCATAATCCTGGTGGTTTGGGAGCTCATACAGATCATCGTCCGCAGCGTCCAGATC GTCGGCGATAAAGGCTTTGGAGCGGCACTAGCCCAAGTACTCGGAGTTCAATGGGTCCTAGTACTCATCTTCATCGGAGTGAAG ATCTACGGTATCCTGGTGGTGTATTCCTACACCCAAACCGCCACCGTCGTGGCGTGA